The genomic interval ACCAGCTCGCGGGCGCGCAAGCTGGATTCCAGGCTAGCGAGCTTCGTCGCCCCGGGAATCGGGATCACGCCCTCCATCGAAAGCAGCCAGGCGAGCGCGATCTCGGCGCAGGAAGCCCCCCGACGACGCGCCATGTTCGCGAGCACGGGCTCACACTCGATTCGACGACGGTTGCGGTATCCGCCGAGGGGGCTGTGGGCAATCAAATCGATCCCGTGGCGTTGGCAAAACGAAGCGACGCCGTTCTTCAACGGGGCCAGATCGATGGGACTGAGCGAAACCTGCACGGTGGTGACGGGGAAGTGGCGCCGAGCTTCCTCGAGCTCCTCGAGCGACACGTTGCACAAGCCGAGCCTTCGCACTTTGCCTTCCCGGAGCAATGCCTCGAGAGTCCGAAACGTGGTGGTCTTCGACTTCGAATCGATGGCGTGGAGCTGGTAGAGATCGATCGCCTCGACGCCGAGCGCCGTCAGGCTGGCCTCGCAGGCTCGTCTCAAGTGCCGGGCGCGCCCGTCGGGAAACCAGCCTTTGACACCCCGGCGGAGTCCGCCTTTGGTGGCGACGATGACCCGGGCGCGATCGCCACCCCAGCTCGCAAGAGCTTTGGCGATCAAACGCTCGTTGTGGCCTATCTCCGAGGCCGAGGGCGCGTAGACGTCAGCGCTGTCAATGAAGCGGATCCCGGAGTCCAGCGCTCGGTGCAGTAGATCGACCGCGTCGGCTTCGTCGATTCCGGCCCTCGAGAGCCCCATGGCGCCGAAGCCCAACCGAGATGAGCCCGGAGCGAGTGGGAGAGGCGTCCCGCCCACGGCGGCTCACGGCTCGACCGCAAGGTCGAGAGCCGAGATCTCTTTCAGATGAGGATGCTTACGATCCCGCTCGGACACCAGGGGGTTGGAGATGGGCCAATCGACGCCGATGTCCGGATCGTCCCACCGAATTCCCCCTTCCTCCTCGGGGCGGTAGATGTCGGTCATCTTGTACCAGACGTCGGCGAATTCAGAGACCACGCAAAAACCATGGGCGAATCCCACGGGCATGAACAGCTGGCGGTGGTTCTCGCCGCTGAGGATCGTTCCGAAGTATCGTCCGAAGCTGGACGAGCCAGGACGGATGTCGACCGCGACATCGAAGATCTCGCCTCGCACCACCGTTACGAGCTTGGCCTGTCCCTTCTGGAAATGGAGACCGCGAAGCACGCCCTTCGTCGAATGCGAAAGGTTGTCTTGAACGAACGATCCGACGACGCCCGCGTCGCTGTACGGCCCCAACTTGTAGGTCTCGACGAGATATCCTCGCCCATCGCCGCGACGAACCGGCTCCACCACGTAGAGGCCACGAATCGGGGTCTCGAGAACTCTCACCGACACGGCCTCAGCCCTCCTGGAGCAGCGACGACAAGTATCGGCCGTATTCGCTCGCCGAGTTCTCCGCCGCGAGCCGCTCGAGCGCCTCGGCGTCGATGAATCCCATACGAAAGGCGATCTCCTCGGGGCAGCAGATCTTCAGACCCTGCCTCTGTTCGACCGACTCGATGAACATCGCCGCCTGTAGGAGGGCATCGTGAGTGCCGGTATCGAGCCAGGCAAAGCCCCGCCCGAGCTTCTCCACATGCAGGGCGCTCTGTTCGAGATAGAGGCGATTCAAGTCGGTGATCTCGAGCTC from Vicinamibacteria bacterium carries:
- the rfbC gene encoding dTDP-4-dehydrorhamnose 3,5-epimerase, with product MSVRVLETPIRGLYVVEPVRRGDGRGYLVETYKLGPYSDAGVVGSFVQDNLSHSTKGVLRGLHFQKGQAKLVTVVRGEIFDVAVDIRPGSSSFGRYFGTILSGENHRQLFMPVGFAHGFCVVSEFADVWYKMTDIYRPEEEGGIRWDDPDIGVDWPISNPLVSERDRKHPHLKEISALDLAVEP